One window from the genome of Solea solea chromosome 2, fSolSol10.1, whole genome shotgun sequence encodes:
- the LOC131455466 gene encoding transcription elongation factor A N-terminal and central domain-containing protein, whose amino-acid sequence MCRSYDVGCFISLVVMDTRAIDQCVLQMEKFNADRSYGNILTILSDLDKTRVTTEQLETTDVVRVLYKVLKSCSDVSVKKKIKHLLCKWRRYCRDTRGASVKVSGPHKDEEGGLSPHSASVQAGGSGAATASEGGDGLQAAEKTSVSSDIPSVRAKCAQLLLTALCAEPSDQDVAAQLAGNIEQHIHALHKANQAKYKTCVRSKVANLRNPNNGHLRLSLLSGSLSPEAFACMSAEEMASAELRQLREAYSSQGLSERQLPQGTEGTQTQKIRCKGCGGSDCRVTQVSRGALFLPAWVRRGGPDEDAMTFVTCSDCGKQWYHSGWICL is encoded by the coding sequence ATGTGTAGGAGTTATGATGTTGGGTGTTTTATTTCTCTAGTTGTCATGGATACAAGAGCAATAGACCAGTGTGTGCTGCAGATGGAGAAATTCAATGCAGACAGAAGCTATGGGAACATCTTGACCATCCTCAGTGACCTTGATAAGACTCGAGTCACAACAGAGCAGCTGGAAACAACAGACGTTGTCCGAGTTCTTTACAAGGTCCTGAAAAGCTGCTCGGACGTCAGtgtgaagaagaaaatcaaGCACTTGTTGTGCAAGTGGAGACGATACTGCAGAGACACACGGGGTGCCTCTGTGAAGGTTTCAGGACCACACAAAGATGAGGAGGGAGGACTTTCCCCACACTCTGCTTCAGTGCAGGCAGGTGGCAGTGGTGCTGCTACAGCCTCAGAGGGAGGTGACGGCCTCCAGGCTGCAGAGAAGACATCTGTATCTTCTGATATTCCTTCCGTAAGGGCCAAATGTGCTCAGCTGCTCCTCACCGCCCTCTGTGCCGAACCTTCTGATCAGGATGTGGCTGCACAGCTGGCCGGCAACATAGAGCAACACATCCATGCACTCCACAAAGCCAACCAGGCCAAATACAAAACCTGCGTGAGGAGCAAGGTGGCCAACCTGAGGAACCCGAATAACGGCCACCTACGCCTCAGCCTCCTGAGCGGCTCCCTCTCGCCCGAGGCCTTCGCATGTATGTCAGCAGAGGAGATGGCGAGTGCAGAGCTGCGGCAGCTCAGAGAGGCGTACTCGTCGCAGGGACTGAGCGAGAGGCAGCTTCCACAGGGGACCGAGGGGACGCAGACGCAGAAGATCCGCTGCAAAGGTTGTGGAGGGTCGGACTGTAGGGTGACGCAGGTGTCCAGAGGTGCACTGTTCCTGCCGGCGTGGGTGAGGCGGGGCGGCCCTGACGAGGATGCAATGACCTTTGTGACCTGCAGCGACTGTGGGAAGCAGTGGTACCACAGCGGCTGGATCTGTCTATAG